A part of Tardiphaga sp. vice304 genomic DNA contains:
- a CDS encoding nuclear transport factor 2 family protein codes for MLRIFAAPRQWQAGLTRLLGEHGNNSSSLGFALVCSRLSRDAVAKFLSDLAAKFPDVRWYATNVVFDGESNLAVEWVSTRTIGGKSNRVQGASVMRLKDGKSRPTPIIAIAPDAPE; via the coding sequence TTGCTCCGTATTTTCGCAGCGCCAAGGCAATGGCAAGCCGGGTTAACTCGGCTCCTCGGCGAGCACGGGAATAACAGTTCTTCTCTTGGTTTTGCTCTTGTATGTTCACGACTTTCGCGAGATGCGGTTGCGAAATTTCTGTCGGACTTAGCTGCGAAATTTCCGGACGTGCGCTGGTATGCGACAAACGTCGTTTTTGACGGAGAATCAAACTTAGCCGTCGAATGGGTCTCTACACGAACGATCGGCGGCAAATCCAATCGCGTCCAAGGAGCGTCTGTCATGCGCTTGAAAGATGGAAAATCGCGGCCAACTCCGATTATCGCGATCGCTCCTGATGCACCGGAATAG
- a CDS encoding Bug family tripartite tricarboxylate transporter substrate binding protein: MPSEMDRRRFIAAGAAVAAMPLLSRDGFAQAAWPSRQIRMIVSYPAGGQTDLLGRAFGDFISRKVGQTVVIENKAGASGAIGAAEVVRAEPDGHTILCSISTTYVMNRVMMKAPGYDMDKDLTLLSLIPGAGLPLVASPKSGVTTLAEFVDYARKSGKVNFGTYSAGSSPHMTINELNRQYGLNIEPIHYRGEAPMWTGLAEGTLDVAMGSYTAAQSVLQSNRGVAFAVHSKKVDAIPSVKTLPDQGATSRFFTVSGFTGWAVAKATPQPIVDRLSQLFVAANDDPKVKEVLATFVLEPALGFKDSNALYQRELPVWIESAQALGLQPV, translated from the coding sequence ATGCCAAGCGAAATGGATCGCCGTCGTTTTATCGCGGCCGGAGCGGCAGTCGCCGCAATGCCGCTGCTGTCGCGCGATGGTTTTGCGCAAGCCGCGTGGCCGTCTCGGCAAATCCGCATGATCGTCAGCTATCCCGCCGGCGGGCAGACCGATCTGCTCGGCCGCGCATTTGGTGATTTCATTTCCCGGAAGGTCGGCCAGACCGTCGTGATCGAGAACAAGGCGGGCGCATCGGGGGCGATCGGAGCGGCGGAAGTCGTCCGCGCCGAGCCCGATGGGCACACCATCCTGTGCTCGATCTCGACCACCTATGTGATGAACCGGGTCATGATGAAGGCCCCCGGCTACGACATGGACAAGGATCTGACACTGCTCAGCCTGATCCCCGGCGCCGGTCTGCCGCTGGTGGCCAGCCCGAAGTCCGGCGTCACCACGCTGGCAGAATTCGTCGACTATGCGCGCAAGAGCGGCAAGGTCAATTTCGGCACATATAGTGCGGGCTCGTCACCGCATATGACGATAAACGAGCTCAACCGGCAGTACGGGCTCAACATCGAACCGATCCATTATCGCGGTGAGGCGCCGATGTGGACCGGTCTGGCGGAAGGCACGCTAGACGTTGCGATGGGCAGTTACACGGCCGCGCAATCGGTGCTGCAAAGCAACCGCGGCGTGGCGTTTGCCGTGCACTCGAAGAAGGTCGATGCGATTCCGAGTGTCAAAACGCTGCCCGACCAGGGCGCCACCTCTCGGTTCTTCACAGTGAGCGGCTTCACGGGCTGGGCCGTTGCGAAGGCGACGCCGCAACCCATTGTGGACAGGCTGTCGCAGCTCTTCGTAGCCGCCAATGATGATCCCAAGGTCAAGGAGGTCCTCGCGACCTTCGTGCTGGAGCCGGCGCTCGGTTTCAAGGACAGCAACGCCCTCTACCAGCGCGAACTGCCGGTGTGGATCGAAAGCGCGCAGGCGCTCGGCTTGCAACCGGTCTGA
- a CDS encoding b(o/a)3-type cytochrome-c oxidase subunit 1 produces MLTNRRLILAHFWLAFTVFGLAILLGAWQMFVRSPLNIWHFNPELYYRSVTAHGSAMGYVFPTLIAMGFGYFITETALERPMIGRRWAWASFLLVAIGAVVALVPVSMGLASVLYTFYPPLIGNPFYYIGVVLVVVGSWIWVALTSINLYAWKRANPGKPIPLAMFANTAGAYLWGWTAVGAALEILLQILPAALGLTTTIDAGLSRVLFSWTLHAIVYFWLMPTYIAYYTIFPRAIGGRIYSDPMARISFILFLVVSMPIGVHHLFTDPQVGAGFKFMQSVFTGLVALPTLLTVFTICASAEIASRMRGGRGAFGWVSALPWSNPIMLATALSLVMLGFGGAGGLVNMSYQLDSSIHNTQWVTGHFHLIFGGAIVIMYMAIAYDTWPQLTGRPLQSFRIMRTQLWLWFIGMIVTTFPWHYVGILGMPRRMAFYDYANPAVSPQAFSVTMSVVGGLILVISTVLFFIVLIRGQIVPKLTQEPYRFAVAVHQPVRLPIALNSFGLWIALMVGLTLVNYGYPIAQLAVLKQTSVPVVYMGAGK; encoded by the coding sequence GTGTTGACTAACCGGCGGCTCATACTCGCGCATTTCTGGCTCGCCTTCACGGTGTTCGGCCTGGCGATCCTGCTCGGCGCCTGGCAGATGTTCGTGCGCAGCCCGCTCAATATCTGGCACTTCAATCCCGAGCTGTATTATCGCTCGGTGACCGCGCATGGCTCCGCGATGGGCTATGTATTCCCGACGCTGATCGCGATGGGCTTCGGCTACTTTATCACGGAGACAGCGCTGGAGCGGCCGATGATCGGTCGGCGTTGGGCCTGGGCGTCGTTCCTGCTGGTTGCAATTGGCGCCGTGGTGGCGCTGGTGCCGGTATCGATGGGCCTGGCGTCGGTACTCTACACCTTCTACCCGCCGCTGATCGGCAATCCGTTCTATTACATCGGCGTCGTGCTGGTTGTGGTGGGCTCATGGATCTGGGTCGCGCTGACCTCGATCAACCTGTACGCTTGGAAGCGCGCCAATCCGGGCAAGCCAATTCCGCTGGCGATGTTCGCCAATACGGCCGGTGCCTATCTGTGGGGCTGGACCGCGGTCGGCGCGGCGCTGGAAATCCTGCTGCAGATCTTGCCCGCGGCGCTCGGCCTCACCACCACGATCGATGCCGGCCTGTCGCGGGTGCTATTTTCGTGGACGCTGCACGCCATCGTGTATTTCTGGCTGATGCCGACTTACATTGCCTATTACACTATCTTTCCGCGGGCGATCGGCGGGCGGATCTACAGCGACCCGATGGCGCGGATTTCCTTCATCCTGTTCCTTGTCGTCTCGATGCCGATCGGTGTCCACCATCTGTTCACTGATCCGCAGGTCGGCGCCGGCTTCAAGTTCATGCAGTCGGTGTTCACCGGACTGGTGGCGCTGCCGACGCTCCTGACAGTGTTCACGATCTGCGCCTCAGCCGAAATCGCCAGCCGGATGCGCGGCGGCCGCGGCGCGTTCGGCTGGGTCTCGGCGCTGCCGTGGAGCAATCCGATCATGCTGGCGACGGCGCTGTCGCTGGTGATGCTGGGCTTCGGTGGCGCCGGCGGCCTTGTCAACATGAGCTATCAGCTAGACAGCTCGATCCATAATACGCAGTGGGTCACCGGCCATTTCCACCTGATCTTCGGTGGCGCCATCGTCATCATGTACATGGCGATTGCTTATGACACCTGGCCGCAGCTCACGGGCCGCCCGCTGCAAAGCTTCAGGATCATGCGGACACAGCTGTGGCTGTGGTTCATCGGCATGATCGTGACCACCTTCCCCTGGCACTATGTCGGCATTCTCGGCATGCCGCGCCGTATGGCGTTTTATGACTACGCCAATCCGGCGGTGTCGCCGCAGGCCTTCTCGGTAACGATGTCGGTGGTCGGCGGGCTGATCCTGGTAATCTCGACCGTGCTGTTCTTTATCGTGCTGATCCGCGGCCAGATCGTGCCGAAGCTCACGCAGGAGCCCTATCGATTCGCCGTCGCAGTGCACCAGCCAGTGCGGCTGCCAATCGCCCTGAACAGTTTCGGGCTTTGGATAGCCTTGATGGTCGGGCTCACGCTGGTGAACTACGGCTATCCGATCGCCCAATTGGCGGTGCTAAAGCAGACATCGGTGCCGGTGGTCTATATGGGAGCCGGGAAATGA
- a CDS encoding IS3 family transposase (programmed frameshift): MKASKFSEAQIVFVLKQAEDGSAVAEVCRKAGISEATFYNWRKKYAGLMPSEMKRLRQLEEENGKLKRIVADLSLDKAMLQDVLSKKLLRPDRKRELVDRVCGDWKVSIRRACSTLRIDRALYGYKSKRGDQAALKHRIREICETRVRYGYRRVHVLLLREGWDVNVKRVYRLYRELSLQLRNKTPKRRVKAKLREDRTDAVQVNETWAMDFVHDQLATGRKIRVLTIVDTFSRFSPAVDPRFSYRGEDVVVTLERICKTVGYPKTIRVDQGSEFISRDLDIWAYQKGVVLDFSRPGKPTDNSFIESFNGKFRSECLNTHWLLSLDDARQKMEDWRRDYNEVRPHSAIGNKAPISLLNGSSAPPPA, translated from the exons ATGAAGGCATCGAAGTTTTCAGAAGCGCAGATCGTATTCGTTTTGAAGCAGGCGGAAGATGGCTCGGCAGTCGCGGAGGTCTGCCGCAAGGCCGGGATCAGCGAGGCTACTTTTTACAACTGGCGGAAGAAGTATGCAGGCCTGATGCCCTCGGAGATGAAGCGCTTGCGTCAGCTGGAGGAAGAGAATGGCAAGCTGAAGCGGATCGTAGCTGACCTGTCGCTGGACAAGGCCATGCTGCAGGATGTGCTCTCAAAAAAACTCT TGAGGCCTGACCGCAAGCGCGAGCTTGTCGACAGGGTGTGCGGCGACTGGAAGGTCTCGATCAGGCGGGCCTGTTCGACGCTCCGGATCGATCGCGCACTTTACGGCTACAAGTCGAAGCGTGGCGACCAGGCCGCTCTCAAACACCGGATCAGGGAGATCTGCGAGACGCGGGTGAGATACGGCTATCGCCGGGTCCATGTCCTACTGCTGCGTGAGGGCTGGGACGTCAACGTCAAGCGTGTCTACCGTCTTTATAGGGAGTTGAGCCTGCAATTGCGCAACAAAACGCCGAAGCGTCGCGTGAAGGCCAAGCTGCGTGAGGATCGAACAGATGCTGTCCAGGTCAACGAGACCTGGGCAATGGACTTCGTGCACGACCAGCTCGCCACGGGCCGCAAGATCCGCGTGCTGACGATCGTCGATACCTTTAGCCGCTTCTCGCCAGCCGTCGATCCGCGTTTCAGTTATCGTGGCGAGGATGTCGTGGTCACCCTAGAGCGCATCTGCAAGACCGTTGGCTATCCGAAAACCATCCGTGTCGACCAGGGATCAGAGTTCATCTCTCGCGATCTCGATATCTGGGCTTATCAGAAGGGCGTCGTGCTGGACTTCTCGCGGCCAGGCAAGCCGACGGACAACAGCTTCATCGAATCCTTCAACGGCAAGTTCAGAAGCGAATGCCTGAACACGCACTGGTTACTGAGCCTTGACGACGCACGGCAGAAAATGGAGGATTGGCGTAGAGACTACAACGAAGTCCGGCCACATAGCGCGATCGGTAACAAGGCGCCGATATCGCTGTTGAATGGCTCATCGGCGCCCCCGCCGGCATGA
- a CDS encoding ketopantoate reductase family protein has translation MPRNILILGASYGSLLATKLLMAGHNVTLVCRSKTAELINREGTEVRIKLRDEPNHRSIFSRDLPGKLDATSPGDVDLSRYDLVGLAMQEPQYTNHTIRVLMIKIAAAELPCLSIMNMPPLPYLKRIPGLADMDLQEAYTNAQVWDRFKPGLVTLCSPDPQAFRPPEEAANVLHVGLPTNFKAAIFADEKHNQLLRELEADIDAVRLDGHDVPVKLRVFDSLFVPLAKWSMLLTGNYRCITPEEPQSIRDAVHGDLKVSQSIYDHVDAVARRLGADPQDQVPFAKYAKAAESLLKPSSAARAVASGAPFIERVDLLVKLISHQLGMTNPDIDRTVKIVDQKLNERIEASSL, from the coding sequence ATGCCGCGTAATATCCTTATCCTCGGCGCTTCCTATGGCTCGCTGCTGGCCACCAAGCTGCTGATGGCCGGGCACAATGTGACCCTGGTCTGCCGTAGCAAGACCGCCGAACTGATCAACCGCGAAGGTACCGAGGTCCGCATCAAGCTGCGCGACGAGCCGAACCATCGTTCGATCTTCTCGCGCGACCTGCCGGGCAAACTGGATGCGACCTCTCCGGGCGACGTTGATCTCTCCCGCTACGATCTGGTCGGTCTGGCGATGCAAGAGCCGCAATACACCAACCACACCATCCGCGTGTTGATGATCAAGATCGCCGCCGCGGAACTGCCCTGCCTGTCGATCATGAACATGCCGCCGCTGCCCTATCTCAAGCGCATCCCGGGGCTTGCCGACATGGATCTGCAGGAGGCCTACACCAACGCCCAAGTGTGGGACCGCTTCAAGCCCGGCCTGGTCACGCTGTGCTCGCCCGATCCGCAGGCCTTCCGTCCCCCGGAAGAGGCGGCCAACGTGCTGCATGTCGGCCTGCCCACCAACTTCAAGGCCGCGATCTTCGCCGACGAGAAGCACAACCAATTGCTGCGCGAACTGGAGGCCGACATCGACGCCGTCCGGCTGGACGGCCACGATGTCCCGGTGAAGCTCAGGGTGTTCGACTCGCTGTTCGTGCCGCTGGCGAAATGGTCGATGCTGCTGACCGGCAACTACCGCTGCATCACGCCCGAGGAGCCGCAGTCGATCCGCGATGCCGTGCACGGCGACCTCAAGGTCTCGCAATCGATCTACGACCATGTCGACGCGGTGGCGCGGCGGCTCGGCGCCGATCCGCAGGACCAGGTGCCCTTCGCCAAATACGCCAAGGCGGCGGAGAGCCTGCTCAAGCCGTCCTCGGCCGCGCGCGCGGTCGCCAGCGGCGCGCCCTTCATCGAGCGGGTCGACCTCTTGGTGAAGCTGATCTCTCATCAGCTCGGCATGACCAATCCCGACATCGACCGCACCGTGAAGATCGTCGACCAGAAGCTCAACGAGCGGATCGAGGCGAGCAGCCTGTAG
- a CDS encoding alpha/beta hydrolase: MIMRRDVLLGAAAALSAASLVEPAAAQSDSGTSAKTYVLVHGAYGGGWIWRDVAEGLRKQGHKVYTPTQTGLGERAHLISRQITVNTHIEDVANLIETEELNDIILVGHSYGGMAVTGVADRMPERIRHIVYLDALIPENGENAFSILPAGAEAARRKTAVEQGGGVALPVPGPEGFPIPDGPRKDWFMRRLRPHPISTYESAVRLTKPAGAGLPVTYVAYTSPALASIEPSRQRARTKAGWKYIELPVPHDVEIPNPEKVYELLISIK; this comes from the coding sequence ATGATCATGAGACGAGATGTTCTTTTAGGTGCCGCAGCAGCGCTTTCTGCAGCATCGCTTGTCGAACCTGCGGCGGCGCAATCTGACAGCGGCACAAGTGCGAAAACCTATGTCCTGGTTCATGGCGCATATGGCGGCGGGTGGATTTGGCGGGATGTAGCGGAGGGGCTCCGGAAGCAGGGACATAAGGTTTACACACCTACGCAGACCGGCCTCGGTGAGCGGGCGCATCTGATCTCGCGGCAAATCACTGTCAACACGCATATCGAGGACGTCGCCAACCTGATCGAGACCGAGGAACTTAATGACATCATCCTCGTCGGTCACTCTTACGGGGGCATGGCGGTGACTGGCGTTGCGGATAGGATGCCGGAGCGCATTCGGCATATCGTCTATCTTGACGCTCTCATCCCGGAGAACGGAGAGAATGCTTTCAGCATTCTTCCGGCCGGTGCGGAAGCTGCACGCAGAAAGACCGCTGTCGAACAAGGCGGCGGCGTTGCGTTGCCGGTGCCCGGACCGGAAGGATTTCCAATCCCCGATGGCCCCCGCAAGGACTGGTTCATGCGGCGCCTGCGTCCCCATCCCATCAGTACTTATGAGAGCGCGGTTCGCCTGACCAAGCCTGCAGGTGCGGGCCTCCCGGTCACTTACGTGGCCTACACCAGTCCGGCGTTAGCCTCGATTGAACCGAGCCGCCAGCGGGCCCGAACGAAAGCCGGATGGAAGTACATTGAACTCCCTGTTCCCCATGACGTGGAGATTCCGAATCCGGAAAAAGTCTACGAACTGCTTATTTCGATAAAATAG
- a CDS encoding c-type cytochrome — translation MSDQQLYSWRNPWFAASVGFVVSVAVGAALLGLVGLPLLQPDLKLGGIWDAICSAAGVPRAAPASVAVQPDFTTSKVVMTSEMLTRQDAISIGRGATLAQRCAICHGPQGVSDANSPNLAGQFAAVTFKELNDFKTGARVNATMTPFAINMSQQDMLDLAAYYAFLPRVPLSHPGPPLPAPVIVINGAPMRNIAPCGSCHGGIDTKAGAPWLGGQSAVYIKAQLQAFASGARRNDISEQMRNVARQMTSEEIDMAAEHYASRP, via the coding sequence ATGAGCGACCAGCAGTTGTATTCCTGGCGCAATCCATGGTTCGCCGCCAGCGTCGGTTTTGTGGTTTCGGTGGCCGTGGGCGCGGCCTTGCTCGGTCTTGTCGGTTTGCCGCTGCTGCAGCCGGACCTGAAACTCGGCGGCATCTGGGACGCGATCTGCAGCGCCGCCGGTGTGCCGCGCGCGGCACCGGCCAGCGTGGCCGTCCAGCCCGATTTCACGACGTCGAAGGTGGTAATGACGTCGGAGATGCTGACCAGGCAGGATGCGATTTCGATCGGCCGCGGCGCCACGCTGGCGCAGCGCTGTGCGATCTGTCACGGGCCGCAGGGCGTCAGCGACGCCAATTCGCCGAACCTTGCCGGGCAATTCGCCGCGGTGACTTTCAAGGAGCTGAACGACTTCAAGACGGGCGCCCGCGTCAACGCCACGATGACCCCGTTCGCGATCAACATGTCGCAGCAGGACATGCTCGACCTCGCAGCCTATTACGCCTTCCTGCCGCGCGTGCCGCTGAGCCATCCCGGACCGCCGCTGCCAGCGCCCGTGATCGTCATCAATGGCGCGCCGATGCGTAACATCGCGCCGTGCGGCTCGTGCCACGGGGGGATCGACACCAAGGCCGGTGCGCCATGGCTCGGCGGCCAGTCGGCGGTCTACATCAAGGCGCAGCTGCAAGCTTTTGCCAGCGGGGCACGGCGCAACGACATTAGCGAGCAGATGCGCAACGTGGCTCGGCAGATGACGTCTGAAGAGATCGATATGGCAGCGGAACATTACGCCTCTCGCCCCTGA
- the istB gene encoding IS21-like element helper ATPase IstB, translating to MNATVKIDAARVELLLSELRLPGIKLIWAALAETADKEGWPAARFLAALAEQEMVERNRRRFERHLDEARLPPGKTLAAFDFDAVPMISKAQVQALAAGDAWLDRGANLLCFGPPGGGKSHLAAALGMSLIEKGWRVLFTRTTDLVQKLQIARRDLTLEAAIAKLDKYHLLILDDLAYVTKDQAETSVLFELISARYERRSMLITANQPFGEWGKIFPDQAMTLAAIDRLVHHATILEMNVDSYRRKEAVDKARGAGRPPTRATIKASS from the coding sequence ATGAACGCGACCGTCAAGATCGACGCCGCCCGTGTCGAATTGCTGCTCAGCGAACTGCGTCTGCCCGGCATCAAGCTGATCTGGGCCGCCCTGGCGGAAACCGCCGATAAGGAAGGCTGGCCCGCCGCCCGCTTCCTGGCGGCCCTGGCTGAACAGGAGATGGTGGAGCGAAACCGTCGTCGCTTCGAACGTCATCTGGATGAAGCCCGCCTGCCGCCGGGCAAGACCCTCGCTGCATTCGACTTCGATGCAGTGCCGATGATCTCAAAGGCGCAGGTGCAGGCTCTCGCCGCCGGTGACGCGTGGCTCGACAGGGGCGCCAATCTGTTGTGTTTTGGCCCGCCTGGCGGCGGCAAATCGCATCTGGCAGCGGCGCTCGGCATGTCCCTGATCGAAAAGGGTTGGCGCGTGTTGTTCACCAGAACCACCGATCTCGTGCAAAAGCTCCAGATCGCGCGCCGCGACCTCACGCTCGAAGCCGCGATAGCCAAGCTCGACAAATATCATCTGCTGATCCTCGACGATCTCGCCTATGTGACCAAAGATCAAGCCGAGACCAGCGTTCTGTTCGAACTGATCAGCGCCCGCTACGAACGCCGCTCAATGCTCATCACCGCCAATCAGCCATTCGGTGAATGGGGAAAAATCTTCCCGGACCAAGCCATGACGCTGGCGGCGATCGACCGCCTCGTCCACCACGCCACGATCCTCGAAATGAATGTCGACAGCTATCGCCGAAAAGAGGCTGTCGACAAAGCCCGCGGAGCCGGAAGGCCGCCAACGCGCGCGACAATCAAAGCGTCATCCTGA
- the istA gene encoding IS21 family transposase, protein MAGRHVTDQQMRLFMSLRRNHSPAVAAAKAGFSTSAAYRFEKDPRLPTQKKSPRERRRADPFADLWENDILPMLNAAPGLRPIAVFEELCRRHPELGSGTRRTLERRIRAWRAVNGPDREVIFRQEHPPGRMGLSDFTEVADLGVTIAGQLLDCRLYHFRLPFSGFEHAHVVLGGESFVALAEGLQNALWSLGGVPEQHRSDSLSAAFRNLGAEAKEDLTTRYEAFCSHYGMTPTRNNPGVSHENGSIESAHGHLKRALADALLLRASRDFDDLPAWRGFVDEIVGRGNARNAKRIDQERTALQKLPVRKTADYEEVNVDVTTSSAFTLRKVFYSVPSRLIGHRLRVRLYDDRLECFQGATHIVTLRRGRSQPNGKHGHVIDYRHVIHSLRRKPMALLNLVYRDQLFPRRVYARAFDALLAGIGERPACRAMVGLLALAHERACEAELGAVLQATLDDGILPDLKALIERFRPKGMALPVVVVTLPSLAIYDQIAAAVGEAA, encoded by the coding sequence TTGGCCGGCCGGCATGTCACCGATCAACAAATGAGGCTTTTCATGAGCTTGCGTCGCAACCATTCGCCAGCCGTCGCCGCTGCAAAGGCTGGTTTCAGCACCTCCGCCGCCTACCGGTTCGAAAAGGATCCCCGACTTCCCACCCAGAAGAAGTCGCCCCGCGAACGCCGCCGCGCTGATCCATTTGCCGATCTTTGGGAGAACGACATCCTCCCGATGCTGAACGCCGCCCCAGGCTTACGGCCGATCGCCGTGTTCGAGGAACTATGCCGCCGACATCCGGAGCTGGGTTCTGGAACGCGGCGGACGCTCGAGCGGCGCATTCGGGCATGGCGGGCGGTGAACGGGCCGGATCGGGAGGTGATCTTCCGTCAGGAACATCCGCCGGGTCGCATGGGGTTGTCGGACTTCACCGAGGTCGCCGATCTCGGCGTCACCATTGCGGGCCAGTTGCTGGACTGCCGGCTCTATCACTTCCGGCTGCCTTTCTCCGGCTTCGAACACGCCCATGTCGTACTCGGTGGCGAAAGTTTTGTCGCGCTGGCGGAAGGCTTGCAGAACGCGCTGTGGTCGCTGGGCGGGGTGCCGGAGCAGCACCGCAGCGACAGCCTGTCAGCCGCGTTCCGCAATCTCGGCGCTGAAGCCAAGGAGGATTTGACGACGCGCTACGAGGCGTTCTGCAGTCATTACGGCATGACGCCGACCCGCAACAATCCCGGCGTGTCGCATGAGAACGGCTCGATCGAAAGTGCGCATGGCCATCTCAAGAGAGCGCTGGCCGATGCCCTGCTGCTGCGTGCCTCTCGCGACTTCGACGATCTTCCGGCATGGCGTGGTTTTGTCGACGAGATCGTTGGCCGCGGCAACGCGCGCAATGCCAAGCGCATCGATCAGGAGCGGACGGCGCTACAGAAACTGCCGGTCCGCAAGACCGCCGATTATGAGGAGGTCAACGTCGATGTAACGACATCAAGCGCCTTCACGTTGCGCAAGGTGTTTTACTCGGTCCCCTCCCGCTTGATCGGTCACCGGCTGCGGGTGCGTCTCTATGACGACCGGCTCGAATGCTTCCAGGGCGCCACCCACATCGTCACCCTGCGGCGCGGGCGAAGCCAGCCCAACGGCAAACACGGCCACGTCATCGACTATCGTCACGTCATCCATTCGCTGCGCCGCAAACCGATGGCGCTGCTCAATCTGGTCTATCGAGACCAGTTGTTCCCCCGCCGCGTTTACGCTCGTGCGTTCGACGCCTTGCTCGCCGGCATTGGCGAAAGACCAGCCTGCCGTGCGATGGTCGGGCTTCTGGCGCTCGCACATGAACGGGCCTGCGAAGCGGAACTCGGTGCCGTGCTGCAAGCCACGCTCGACGACGGCATCCTGCCGGATCTCAAGGCGCTGATCGAACGCTTCCGACCGAAGGGCATGGCACTACCGGTCGTCGTCGTCACGCTGCCCTCGCTCGCTATCTACGACCAGATTGCCGCGGCTGTGGGAGAAGCCGCATGA
- a CDS encoding cytochrome C oxidase subunit II — protein MTENSEASHDVAARIERRWAMVSMAIVVVLVGIAAVTGIQHASMPQGRVETADPKTLHLTGEFIESNLGTAVEADGSVMVRAIGQQFSFTPQCILVPANTPITFRTTSADVVHGLLIEGTNINSMLVPGYISEFKASFKEPKEHVMPCQEFCGIGHQGMWGRVKVIDKAAFLNLKSTRGRLTCVD, from the coding sequence ATGACCGAGAACAGCGAAGCCTCCCACGACGTCGCCGCGCGTATCGAGCGGCGCTGGGCGATGGTGTCGATGGCCATCGTGGTGGTGCTGGTCGGGATCGCCGCGGTGACCGGCATCCAGCACGCCTCGATGCCGCAGGGCCGCGTCGAGACCGCCGATCCGAAGACGCTGCACCTGACCGGCGAATTCATCGAAAGCAATCTCGGCACCGCAGTCGAGGCCGACGGCTCGGTGATGGTGCGCGCCATCGGCCAGCAGTTCTCCTTCACGCCGCAATGCATTTTGGTGCCTGCGAACACGCCGATCACGTTCCGTACGACCAGTGCCGACGTCGTGCACGGTCTGCTGATCGAAGGCACCAATATCAATTCGATGCTGGTGCCGGGCTATATTTCCGAATTCAAGGCCAGCTTCAAGGAGCCGAAAGAGCATGTGATGCCGTGCCAGGAATTTTGCGGCATCGGCCACCAAGGCATGTGGGGCAGGGTCAAGGTGATCGACAAGGCGGCTTTCTTGAATCTGAAATCGACGCGCGGGAGACTGACCTGTGTTGACTAA
- a CDS encoding zinc-binding dehydrogenase produces the protein MSAQQSRLPSLALMSLNIRLSFAFIYELTAAERAPGLAEIARLLTDDSLIHTVAQQLPLDRIVEAHEMVENGTLQGNLVLNIA, from the coding sequence ATGTCAGCTCAGCAGAGTAGGCTTCCCAGCCTCGCGTTGATGAGCCTGAACATTCGTCTCTCGTTTGCGTTCATCTATGAGCTGACCGCAGCAGAGCGGGCCCCTGGTCTCGCCGAGATTGCTCGCCTGCTCACCGATGACAGCCTCATTCATACCGTCGCTCAACAACTACCTCTAGATCGGATCGTCGAAGCGCACGAGATGGTCGAGAACGGCACATTACAAGGGAACCTGGTTCTCAATATCGCCTAG